The following are from one region of the Anabas testudineus chromosome 2, fAnaTes1.2, whole genome shotgun sequence genome:
- the LOC113163109 gene encoding fidgetin-like isoform X2 has protein sequence MVSARTQPGLTSAPRSSAEPLPGIDATLTPHLRGRPVAKKQHDMISSSSVYGLKMQWTPEHSQWAEQHFDISSTTRSPAHKTEAYRAVPGHLQRSVTYQYAWANDDISALTASNLLKKYAEKYSGILEMPGSYSEAPGVPGVMNGRKGESEPWQDGVYPMSCIPEGVAVRKGGVAAASEVVSGMCSSPGLASSTLSEPSYSSSSCGSHTATALHSSSMPSQEYGPAYSGSYLHSSYSSQSAPAPALPSPLHSSGLLQPPPPPPSHPTLVQAYNGGSPNLSSYNYPPAGYPAQSSVGPGYSPGGAPPPSSYLPSGIAAPTPLPPSSTLPGYPYQSHNLTPIAPTPLNSSSSSSLKRKAFYMTGQGEIDSSYGNFGYSQARSSAESPMYRVADSSSANGGSSSASGGFDRSAEKSSLPFNPQKQSTIQSEQQQRKYSSQATGGPLTPPAYVSSTLGGSRSADSLASFTSPTLSEQGADDHRLHLSHSVPGPTSSSSTSSSRPAEDQLKNSDPHLLDMVTSEIVQQGPPVDWSDIAGLELAKATLKEEVLWPILRPDMFSNLGPAPRCVLLFGPRGSGRTLLGRCLASQLGAPFLQLSGSMLATKWLTEGEKIIRASFLVARCRQPSVLFISEVDMLLSAHLSEESPINRLKGELLTQLDSLLMGSSEDGGNQVLVVCSTSRPQDMDEGLRRYFARRVLVPLPDSAARHQIVNQVLAQSQHKYCLSEEELALLVQRTEGFSGLDLARLCQEALVGLLHVSAQGMDMTGMMPRGQIRPLTYQDFESVFCKFQASISQKEIDTYTEWNKMFGCSQ, from the coding sequence GCTTAAAGATGCAGTGGACCCCAGAGCACAGCCAGTGGGCCGAACAGCATTTCGACATCTCATCCACTACGCGCTCGCCAGCCCACAAGACTGAGGCTTACCGGGCGGTGCCCGGCCACCTGCAGCGCTCCGTCACCTACCAGTATGCCTGGGCCAATGATGACATCTCAGCCCTCACTGCCTCCAACCTGCTCAAGAAGTATGCAGAGAAGTATTCCGGTATTCTGGAGATGCCGGGCTCGTATTCCGAGGCCCCCGGGGTCCCCGGAGTGATGAACGGGCGAAAAGGCGAATCAGAACCTTGGCAGGATGGCGTTTACCCCATGAGCTGCATCCCAGAGGGAGTTGCGGTCCGAAAAGGAGGGGTGGCGGCTGCTTCAGAAGTGGTGTCTGGCATGTGCAGCTCGCCAGGCCTGGCCTCTAGCACCCTGAGCGAGCCCAGTtactccagcagcagctgcggGAGCCACACTGCCACCGCCCTCCATTCCTCCTCCATGCCCTCTCAGGAATATGGCCCCGCATACAGTGGCTCCTACCTGCACAGCAGTTACAGCTCCCAGTCTGCCCCCGCCCCAGCTCTTCCCTCCCCACTGCACAGCTCTGGGCTCCTGCAGCCGCCCCCTCCACCGCCCTCCCACCCCACTTTAGTCCAAGCTTACAATGGCGGCTCCCCCAACTTGTCTAGTTATAATTACCCCCCAGCAGGCTACCCAGCTCAGAGCTCAGTTGGGCCAGGATACAGCCCAGGGGGAGCGCCTCCTCCCTCCTCGTACCTTCCCTCAGGCATCGCTGCACCTACACCTCTTCCCCCCTCCTCTACTTTACCTGGATACCCATACCAGAGCCACAACCTGACCCCAATCGCCCCCACCCCTCTCAACAGTAGTTCCTCCAGTTCACTAAAGAGGAAAGCATTCTACATGACAGGCCAAGGAGAGATAGACTCCTCTTACGGTAACTTTGGCTACAGCCAAGCTCGGAGCTCAGCTGAGAGCCCCATGTACAGGgtagcagacagcagcagtgcaAACGGAGGCTCCAGCAGCGCCAGTGGTGGATTTGACAGGAGTGCTGAAAAGTCGTCTTTACCTTTTAATCCTCAGAAGCAGTCCACGATTCAGTCAGAGCAGCAACAGAGGAAGTACAGCAGCCAGGCAACAGGTGGGCCACTGACCCCACCGGCCTATGTTTCTTCAACCTTAGGCGGTTCCCGCTCAGCAGATTCTCTTGCCAGCTTCACGTCTCCCACCCTCAGTGAGCAAGGTGCTGATGATCACCGTCTTCATCTCTCCCACTCAGTACCAGGGCCTACTTCCTCCTCATCAACTTCCTCGTCCCGGCCAGCTGAAGACCAGTTAAAAAACAGTGACCCTCACCTTCTAGACATGGTTACTTCTGAAATTGTTCAGCAGGGCCCTCCAGTGGATTGGAGTGACATTGCTGGCTTAGAACTGGCCAAAGCAACCCTTAAAGAGGAGGTCCTGTGGCCCATTCTTCGTCCAGACATGTTCAGCAATTTAGGACCAGCCCCACGTTGCGTGTTGCTGTTTGGTCCAAGGGGTAGTGGCAGGACGTTGCTGGGTCGCTGCCTGGCTAGCCAGCTGGGGGCTCCTTTCCTACAGCTGAGTGGCTCCATGTTGGCCACCAAGTGGCTGACAGAAGGGGAAAAAATTATCCGAGCATCCTTCCTGGTGGCCCGCTGCCGGCAACCCTCAGTACTGTTCATTAGTGAGGTTGACATGCTGCTGTCAGCCCACCTCAGTGAAGAGAGTCCTATCAACCGGCTGAAAGGGGAGCTGCTCACCCAGTTGGACTCACTTCTCATGGGCTCCAGTGAGGACGGAGGCAATCAAGTGTTGGTGGTTTGCTCCACAAGCAGACCCCAGGACATGGATGAAGGGTTGCGCAGGTACTTTGCTCGTAGGGTCCTGGTGCCTCTGCCAGATAGCGCAGCACGACACCAGATCGTGAACCAAGTCCTGGCCCAGTCTCAGCACAAATACTGCTTGAGTGAGGAGGAGCTGGCGCTGCTGGTCCAGCGCACCGAAGGTTTCTCTGGACTGGATTTGGCCAGGCTCTGCCAGGAGGCCCTCGTGGGTCTGTTACACGTCTCTGCACAAGGCATGGACATGACGGGAATGATGCCCAGGGGACAGATCAGGCCTCTCACCTACCAGGACTTTGAGAGTGTCTTTTGTAAATTCCAAGCTAGTATATCGCAGAAAGAGATTGACACGTACACTGAGTGGAACAAAATGTTCGGTTGCAGCCAGTGA
- the LOC113163109 gene encoding fidgetin-like isoform X1 translates to MISSSSVYGLKMQWTPEHSQWAEQHFDISSTTRSPAHKTEAYRAVPGHLQRSVTYQYAWANDDISALTASNLLKKYAEKYSGILEMPGSYSEAPGVPGVMNGRKGESEPWQDGVYPMSCIPEGVAVRKGGVAAASEVVSGMCSSPGLASSTLSEPSYSSSSCGSHTATALHSSSMPSQEYGPAYSGSYLHSSYSSQSAPAPALPSPLHSSGLLQPPPPPPSHPTLVQAYNGGSPNLSSYNYPPAGYPAQSSVGPGYSPGGAPPPSSYLPSGIAAPTPLPPSSTLPGYPYQSHNLTPIAPTPLNSSSSSSLKRKAFYMTGQGEIDSSYGNFGYSQARSSAESPMYRVADSSSANGGSSSASGGFDRSAEKSSLPFNPQKQSTIQSEQQQRKYSSQATGGPLTPPAYVSSTLGGSRSADSLASFTSPTLSEQGADDHRLHLSHSVPGPTSSSSTSSSRPAEDQLKNSDPHLLDMVTSEIVQQGPPVDWSDIAGLELAKATLKEEVLWPILRPDMFSNLGPAPRCVLLFGPRGSGRTLLGRCLASQLGAPFLQLSGSMLATKWLTEGEKIIRASFLVARCRQPSVLFISEVDMLLSAHLSEESPINRLKGELLTQLDSLLMGSSEDGGNQVLVVCSTSRPQDMDEGLRRYFARRVLVPLPDSAARHQIVNQVLAQSQHKYCLSEEELALLVQRTEGFSGLDLARLCQEALVGLLHVSAQGMDMTGMMPRGQIRPLTYQDFESVFCKFQASISQKEIDTYTEWNKMFGCSQ, encoded by the coding sequence GCTTAAAGATGCAGTGGACCCCAGAGCACAGCCAGTGGGCCGAACAGCATTTCGACATCTCATCCACTACGCGCTCGCCAGCCCACAAGACTGAGGCTTACCGGGCGGTGCCCGGCCACCTGCAGCGCTCCGTCACCTACCAGTATGCCTGGGCCAATGATGACATCTCAGCCCTCACTGCCTCCAACCTGCTCAAGAAGTATGCAGAGAAGTATTCCGGTATTCTGGAGATGCCGGGCTCGTATTCCGAGGCCCCCGGGGTCCCCGGAGTGATGAACGGGCGAAAAGGCGAATCAGAACCTTGGCAGGATGGCGTTTACCCCATGAGCTGCATCCCAGAGGGAGTTGCGGTCCGAAAAGGAGGGGTGGCGGCTGCTTCAGAAGTGGTGTCTGGCATGTGCAGCTCGCCAGGCCTGGCCTCTAGCACCCTGAGCGAGCCCAGTtactccagcagcagctgcggGAGCCACACTGCCACCGCCCTCCATTCCTCCTCCATGCCCTCTCAGGAATATGGCCCCGCATACAGTGGCTCCTACCTGCACAGCAGTTACAGCTCCCAGTCTGCCCCCGCCCCAGCTCTTCCCTCCCCACTGCACAGCTCTGGGCTCCTGCAGCCGCCCCCTCCACCGCCCTCCCACCCCACTTTAGTCCAAGCTTACAATGGCGGCTCCCCCAACTTGTCTAGTTATAATTACCCCCCAGCAGGCTACCCAGCTCAGAGCTCAGTTGGGCCAGGATACAGCCCAGGGGGAGCGCCTCCTCCCTCCTCGTACCTTCCCTCAGGCATCGCTGCACCTACACCTCTTCCCCCCTCCTCTACTTTACCTGGATACCCATACCAGAGCCACAACCTGACCCCAATCGCCCCCACCCCTCTCAACAGTAGTTCCTCCAGTTCACTAAAGAGGAAAGCATTCTACATGACAGGCCAAGGAGAGATAGACTCCTCTTACGGTAACTTTGGCTACAGCCAAGCTCGGAGCTCAGCTGAGAGCCCCATGTACAGGgtagcagacagcagcagtgcaAACGGAGGCTCCAGCAGCGCCAGTGGTGGATTTGACAGGAGTGCTGAAAAGTCGTCTTTACCTTTTAATCCTCAGAAGCAGTCCACGATTCAGTCAGAGCAGCAACAGAGGAAGTACAGCAGCCAGGCAACAGGTGGGCCACTGACCCCACCGGCCTATGTTTCTTCAACCTTAGGCGGTTCCCGCTCAGCAGATTCTCTTGCCAGCTTCACGTCTCCCACCCTCAGTGAGCAAGGTGCTGATGATCACCGTCTTCATCTCTCCCACTCAGTACCAGGGCCTACTTCCTCCTCATCAACTTCCTCGTCCCGGCCAGCTGAAGACCAGTTAAAAAACAGTGACCCTCACCTTCTAGACATGGTTACTTCTGAAATTGTTCAGCAGGGCCCTCCAGTGGATTGGAGTGACATTGCTGGCTTAGAACTGGCCAAAGCAACCCTTAAAGAGGAGGTCCTGTGGCCCATTCTTCGTCCAGACATGTTCAGCAATTTAGGACCAGCCCCACGTTGCGTGTTGCTGTTTGGTCCAAGGGGTAGTGGCAGGACGTTGCTGGGTCGCTGCCTGGCTAGCCAGCTGGGGGCTCCTTTCCTACAGCTGAGTGGCTCCATGTTGGCCACCAAGTGGCTGACAGAAGGGGAAAAAATTATCCGAGCATCCTTCCTGGTGGCCCGCTGCCGGCAACCCTCAGTACTGTTCATTAGTGAGGTTGACATGCTGCTGTCAGCCCACCTCAGTGAAGAGAGTCCTATCAACCGGCTGAAAGGGGAGCTGCTCACCCAGTTGGACTCACTTCTCATGGGCTCCAGTGAGGACGGAGGCAATCAAGTGTTGGTGGTTTGCTCCACAAGCAGACCCCAGGACATGGATGAAGGGTTGCGCAGGTACTTTGCTCGTAGGGTCCTGGTGCCTCTGCCAGATAGCGCAGCACGACACCAGATCGTGAACCAAGTCCTGGCCCAGTCTCAGCACAAATACTGCTTGAGTGAGGAGGAGCTGGCGCTGCTGGTCCAGCGCACCGAAGGTTTCTCTGGACTGGATTTGGCCAGGCTCTGCCAGGAGGCCCTCGTGGGTCTGTTACACGTCTCTGCACAAGGCATGGACATGACGGGAATGATGCCCAGGGGACAGATCAGGCCTCTCACCTACCAGGACTTTGAGAGTGTCTTTTGTAAATTCCAAGCTAGTATATCGCAGAAAGAGATTGACACGTACACTGAGTGGAACAAAATGTTCGGTTGCAGCCAGTGA